In the Oncorhynchus keta strain PuntledgeMale-10-30-2019 chromosome 29, Oket_V2, whole genome shotgun sequence genome, one interval contains:
- the LOC127913381 gene encoding uncharacterized protein LOC127913381, whose translation MVLQWSTFYTPDGSAVEDILYPPGSAVEDILYPPGSAVEDILYSPGSAVEDILDPPGSAVEDILDPLVMQWRTFYTPDGSAVEDILDPPGYAVEDILYPRWLCSGGHSIPPMVLQWSRFYTPDGSAVEDILYPPGSAVEDILYPPGSAVEDILYPPMVLQWRTFYTLLVLQWRTFYALLVLQWSTFYTPNGSAVEDILYPPGSAVEDILYPPGSAVEDILDPPGSAVEDILNPRWFCSGGHSRPPWLCSGGHSIPPMVMQWRTFYTPDGSTVEYILYPRWFCSGGHSIPSWFCSGGHSIPSWFCSGGHSIPPMVLQWRTFYTLLVLQWRTFYTLLVLQWSTFYTPDGSAVEDILYPPGSAEEDILYPPGSAVEDILYPRWFCSGGHSIPSWFYSGVHSIPPVVLQWRTFYTLLVLQWRTFYTPGGSAVEDILYPRWFCSGGHSIPPMVLQWRTFYTLLVLQWRTLYTLLVLQWRTF comes from the coding sequence ATGGTTCTACAGTGGAGTACATTCTATACCCCCGATGGTTCTGCAGTGGAGGACATTCTATACCCTCCTGGTTCTGCAGTGGAGGACATTCTATACCCTCCTGGTTCTGCAGTGGAGGACATTCTATACTCTCCTGGTTCTGCAGTGGAGGACATTCTAGACCCCCCTGGTTCTGCAGTGGAGGACATTCTAGACCCCCTGGTTATGCAGTGGAGGACATTCTATACCCCCGATGGTTCTGCAGTGGAGGACATTCTAGACCCCCCTGGTTATGCAGTGGAGGACATTCTATACCCCCGATGGTTATGCAGTGGAGGACATTCTATACCCCCGATGGTTCTACAGTGGAGTAGATTCTATACCCCCGATGGTTCTGCAGTGGAGGACATTCTATACCCTCCTGGTTCTGCAGTGGAGGACATTCTATACCCTCCTGGTTCTGCAGTGGAGGACATTCTATACCCCCCCATGGTTCTGCAGTGGAGGACATTCTATACCCTCCTGGTTCTGCAGTGGAGGACATTCTATGCCCTCCTGGTTCTACAGTGGAGTACATTCTATACCCCCAATGGTTCTGCAGTGGAGGACATTCTATACCCTCCTGGTTCTGCAGTGGAGGACATTCTATACCCTCCTGGTTCTGCAGTGGAGGACATTCTAGACCCCCCTGGTTCTGCAGTGGAGGACATTCTAAACCCCCGATGGTTCTGCAGTGGAGGACATTCTAGACCCCCCTGGTTATGCAGTGGAGGACATTCTATACCCCCGATGGTTATGCAGTGGAGGACATTCTATACCCCCGATGGTTCTACAGTGGAGTACATTCTATACCCCCGATGGTTCTGCAGTGGAGGACATTCTATACCCTCCTGGTTCTGCAGTGGAGGACATTCTATACCCTCCTGGTTCTGCAGTGGAGGACATTCTATACCCCCCATGGTTCTGCAGTGGAGGACATTCTATACCCTCCTGGTTCTGCAGTGGAGGACATTCTATACCCTCCTGGTTCTACAGTGGAGTACATTCTATACCCCCGATGGTTCTGCAGTGGAGGACATTCTATACCCTCCTGGTTCTGCAGAGGAGGACATTCTATACCCCCCTGGTTCTGCAGTGGAGGACATTCTATACCCCCGATGGTTCTGCAGTGGAGGACATTCTATACCCTCCTGGTTCTACAGTGGAGTACATTCTATACCCCCGGTGGTTCTGCAGTGGAGGACATTCTATACCCTCCTGGTTCTGCAGTGGAGGACATTCTATACCCCCGGTGGTTCTGCAGTGGAGGACATTCTATACCCCCGATGGTTCTGCAGTGGAGGACATTCTATACCCCCGATGGTTCTGCAGTGGAGGACATTCTATACCCTCCTGGTTCTGCAGTGGAGGACATTATATACCCTCCTGGTTCTGCAGTGGAGGACATTCTAG